Within Haematobia irritans isolate KBUSLIRL chromosome 2, ASM5000362v1, whole genome shotgun sequence, the genomic segment caactacttgtgccaagtttcaagtcgatagcttgtttcgttcggaagttagcgtgatttcaacagacggacggacggacatgctcagatcgactcagaatttcaccacgaatatatatactttatgggttcttagagcaatatttcgatgtgttacaaacggaatgacaaagttaatataccccccatcctatggtagagggtataaaaaggtggcataattcccaacagtgaggcctgTCGCACACAGACCCCAGGGAATAAACGTTATGTAGGTTTCTACAGATGGACAGGctggcgaaaagattacctaatcactgtagtccttttcaggctgaaatattagcaataagagatatGGCGAATTGgcagagaagtaatgttccatctaatgttgaaattaatatatactcagacagtcaacctgcgatAAATCCttagactctgtgttccttaactcgaaaacggccatcgcaaATCGCTCAACGAGATGACTGAGCAGTACAatgttcacctaatatgggtgcctgaccacaggaacataccggcgAACTGCAagtggatgagttagcaaggcaagtggatgagttagcaaggcttacATATTCAAGGGGAAATCGAATCTGTTGCAAGCTCATATTGCGTgaaaaggctgttatgatgagtatggttgtaacgacaccaagtaactatggcccatttaaacttaaaccgcacactagaaatGCTAGTGTTTTCAAGATGTCAAATTTCACTTCTtcttgtcctgcattttgtgtaaggcgtaagcgaattttagggctatatagctttagattattggcggacctggaaacatTAACTTAAGTAGTCTGTTAATGCTTTTGGAGCAGTCtgcttggttcaacagaagaaaataatcgagaataaATGGGGCTACTATTTGTTATCCGCagcattccggtcgcaattattaaccgattttgatgaaatttgatgtGTGgcgttttttggcacaaggacgaacgctattgaatttgggaaaaatcggatcaaatttagatatagctccaatatatatgtatcgcgcaatggggtcagattgcgttcatttactaaccgatccgcgccaaatttgctacaaagtaatccaattgaccaccctttaagtatgaccaatttcatcgaaatcggctcagatttagatataactgccgtatatatgtatcgcccgattttcccaaatttggccataagtctcttagttatcaaccgatcttactcaaagttggccaaatctaattttttatagtacttactatatgtgcaaaaatgaaccgaaatcggtccagatgtagctatagctccgatatatatgtatcgctcgattttcgaaaatttggccttaatagccttatttattaaccggtcttactcaaatttgggtgagatgtttttattttggttttggtcaaacagtttttaacattcatacattaaaagaaatttaattatagtgggcataattaactattctgttaaggtttttctcatttgtattgcttaaatatttacaataatattgcaaacaaattttctatcgtggcggcctccatgtgcagaaagatattggcggcgttagtttttttttaatttgctcagtgatttgtgcaccaagaacactttgcggaattgaagatgccatatttttcatgcaataaatttggtaaaattcacttttcttagcccattgattttgtaaaagttataatttaattaccttatattttcaaaaagacctttgatttgtttaggaaagcggatagtactcacaaaaatcaaagataattttgcttaaaacttttttgtgtgacAACATTAGGGTTGTGTTctgttagcactggataccctaagccgtgaaggacgaaaagaaaacagagtactcgtttatccaggacatctcaaaaaatatgcaacactgtcatcagctgtttaaaaacaattacagaaaagaagtgaaatcttgcatttttaatgtatgaaatgttcaaatagtaataaatatttactgccgcgattatttatgacactgtaccactttgaatttcatgtttttcgataaattagtcacaataaattgctaaagaagcgtcactttatcaaaatacaatctggcaacatcggcgcgacttgcactgatgagttgtcctggatagaacaccagtgcaacaatGTTCTGGATagtccatacaaatgttgcatccagtgctaaaagaaaacagccctattatacTTTCGAACACACTGAAAATCAGCTGACTAAAACTGTTATGGTCCTGGGTCATCCAATGCGCAAAAGCAGAGGAAAGAGGAGGCGAGTGATATTGGTCTGCCTTATTTCACCACCCGGCTATGGGTTTGACTCTCATCAGgactataaacaaaaaaaaataaacctacCAGTCTTACCTGTCACATCGTAACACACATTAGTCCAGTCACTTTAGGATGTTCGATGGTGTCATCCATAGGTCTACCCACCCCGTATAGGCTCAAAACCTATCCTTGGCTATCGATCGACCTGTATCTGCAATAGCCCCAAAATTCTGACCCCACGTAGGATTTAGGGTACATATGAGTTATCAATCATatttcccaaaaataaaataaaatcaaggaATTAGTACCATAGAGTAATCAAAATATAACTTACATTTTCCGATCCTTTAATTTGAAGGATAAGTCATTCATTAATTCTGCAGCCACCTGCAGCTTGATCTAAGCTAGATCTTAGACATTGGTGTCAAACAATTTAATTTGTCTTTGATTCCTCTAGGTAAAAAGAGAATAATGAGATTtaagttaataattttaaatacaattttcttagtACAATAATTAATTCatattcaattaatttgattgatattaaataagaaaataaaaaaaatagaaaagaaaaatatagtaAGGACAACTATTTTAGtttctttttttcctttaaggtgggtattaagttcgagtttagccgctaaaggtgggtattaagttcgagttttttcactgaagtgaaaactaaatcagtaaaaaaaggtataaaattatacatatttgttgcagattttattataacttgatggggaatagcctatAGCAAGTTTTCgcaaagtttatattccttaaaaagtattattaaagaaaagtaatcgtgaaagaatggcgattttagccgccaaactcgaacttaatactcaccttaaaaacgtcattttttcacggttacttttctttaataatccattttaaggaatacaaactttgtgaaaatttgctttgggcttttccccattaagttataataaaatttgcaaaaaatatgtataatttcatgcatttttcttactgatttagttttcactttcgcgattttagcggcttaaCTCGAACTTAAGACTCACCTTTATGGTTGAATTGAAAGAATTGAATAGTAATCTGTCATCTCGGAATATGAAATGGAGGTTAGCTTCTTTAATGGAGGTTAGCACACGACATCAAGATCCTTTGGGTTTTAGGCATAGCGCAGGACTTCAAGCAAGATGTTATTTGTATTCAGGCTTCTTATCGATCACTGTCGCACTTTTTGTTGCATGTCCAGAATAATAATGTTCGTTCCGGGTTTAATACAAGCTATCGTGTCATTTCTCGGAATTATTTAGCAGATTAATATGGGCTGCTTACACTTTGGCCACGAAttgtaataaaagtttaaaaaacgtGTGGCTATCTTGGTCGAATGATGTTTTAAAGTTTTACTGCAGTATCGCCTCTGCTTACAACCAATTGTGTTTTCAACAAGAAATGATTTCAAGGCTTGCAAACCCACTTGCCCAAAAGTTCCGAATCTTTTTGATTCTATTGGAGATAAAAATTCGATGTGCAGTGTTACTTCTCCTTCCACACGTGGTCCAAAATACTATGCCAATCATTGATCAATTTTCTCTATCTCTCATCTTTTTATGATAGTGTAATAGAAACCGTTATCACAAATTATTTTCTATCAAAACCTGTTCTTGAATTCGCCGTACAAAAGAATTAGTATAccaaaagaaaatgtcaaagtCCATGCAATTGTCCATTTTCAGTCGTCAGCTGGGCACAGTTGTCAGTGATGTCAATGTATCCTCAAACCATACCACTACAAAACAAACCCAAAATTTATACACCAACCAGAGAAAATtccggttcaaattttagatggatttttaaaatcgtggtttctgccatatataagtgactttcccaataaaattcgcaaatatttataaaaaacatattcaagtttcagaatctgttatttatttgttataaaaacttctaacttggcatacgatggctgtacactaagcctacacaaaagaaatgttcgtgtacatttttcaggtctatgacggtgtatagtgttggccagaacaccttttaagtgtgacatcgcacgaaaattggacatgtttgtaccagaacagacacgatcatggctgaataaggaggttgaatcacgataacaaaaactacaaatttcaatatgttgtttaaaattttaagaagtcaaaatcagctgataaaagaatcgtatggcattggtaaaagtggcaattatttattctttcaattgtcctgaaaaaataattcaaatctagagaaaaataaaggttcaaatttaattgtgtcacctatgagtgattgtgaagtggataattcatccgaggaacgccgatatgagacaaataagactataatacccaccacAGTTAacaatggaagtcagtcaaatggatcttcgccatctattaacaaaaacagtttatgatgcagtttaaaaactgatgtgcgtggtattttgggtctggaatatgttatcaagatactcaagtcatctttgaacaattctccagctataaatgcgcgagtttgtttgagatgcctttgctatgcagtgtcattttgagagctgcaatcaccatgaacatatgattttgacatcttaaaattttgtcgaaataaaaaaattgtaatcatatgggcccatgatttaaccttcttgttcagccatggacACGATTATTTGCACTAATACATACGTACAATTCGATTACAGGGATGTTACAATGATGAGTATTTAAACTTAACGTAAAACTAACGATAAGATCAAATCATATTCAAATACACTTCAACTATAAATTCATTATCCaacatattcagtccattgtgataccacagtggtgaacttctctcttatcactgagtgctgcccgattccatgttaagcacaatgacaagagacctcctttttatagccgagtccgaacggcgttccacaatgcgatgaaaccacttagagaagctttgaaacactcagcaatgtcactggcattactgaggtgggataatccaccgctgaaaaacttttttggtgttccgtcgaagcaggaataggacccacgaccttgtgagggcatgctaaccattgcaccacggtggctgagaAAAATTAAGCCTTGATTTGTAATCTTAAATCTGTCTATTTTTACCGCTATTATTAAAtgattactttcagtttcaagcaatttttatgatcagtgcgcctgctatatcctcaagaagttaaatccttaccaaatggaccggtaaaaataaatgcgatacagatttttgagggtctaaaataccagtatatttacattttccggCAAATCGGACAAATACTACGATTacaagaagcccaagaagttaatttgggagatcggtctatacgggtgCTATACAGTGTTGCCCGCTTAGGGGTTTcctccccaaatttaggggttttttcacgtttagggggatttttaggggtaacatttatttagggggatttttggtggtaaaaaaaatatcttagaccttataaagtatagcaattctcaagcaaattcggaacaattctggcatgaattatgagaaaaaagatgagggaagtcaacaagaagatcctaacTACAATCAAGTAtgcaatagcattattttcgttatcttttttaaacgcttctgttgaaagggcatttttaatatttgacacaattaaaaacaatcatattttaacttagcagctgaaagcattttaagagtaagcctgctttttaaattgatatacatattgtattattacatccaaagaaaaataatttcttcaggcacgaaattttaaacaaacgaaattgtttttgttataaagtattttcttaaagagcaattttattttttatttacttcaaaagaaaattttttccgttcaaatgaaaacttagtttgtctgaaatttcgtttctcagaaaagaaaactcatctttcagtatatatatttgtgttaaatttaatttttaaagtgtatcactacgggatttttttttcacgaaatttgggacccctattgtactttttacattcttaaattttttgggagttctTGAAAAAAGCccagaccaatttaggggttttttcttaagaatacctttaaattttcaatttcaagcaaatcagatagaaaatagacgcccaagaactaaaatcgggagatcggtctatatcaaaaatcggtctatatggggtttattccaaaacatggaccgattcaccccattttcgatacaccaatttttggtcacaaaatacctctagattttcaatttcaggcaaatcggatagtaaatacagtttctagaagcccaagaaataaaatcgagagatcggtctatatggggtctataccaaaacatggaccgatacggaccattttcgacacacctccatatggtcccaaaatacctctagatttccaatttctagaaaatctgattgtaaatacagtttctagacacctaagattttaaatcgttatatatgggggctataccaaaacatggaccgatacaccaccattttcgacacagcaATTTTTGGTCCCAAAACACCCCtatgttttcaatttcaggcaaatcggatagtaaatacagtttctagaagcccaaaaatcagtaaaagcagaataacaaTATaacttttatggaaaaaattgctTTGTTTATATTTCCTTCCTTTAAaacgaattattaaagaaaaacaaccatGAAAATGTCAATTTACCGACCAAATCTTTGATGGCATTTAGcatatatttctattttttgcctTTCCCTACTTTCAACCCAATATTGTTGGGATTCAATGGCAAACATCGCCGGAAAATAACTTACCTTTtttagggcctatatataaagtCTAACAAAATCGTAATTTCAAGCAGTAGCACCAAGCCAATGATTTTATTActcaaaattaatataaatagcCAAGTCCGTTCTATTATTAATCCAGGTCTATTCTATTCTCCATAAATAATTGACCAGTGTGAACTTTAGACTCCTGAATTTTATCGAAAGATCTGAGCAAATCATCCATTGTAATTGTAATTACACAATCCACATTTGATATTGTCTCTAAATTCTTCCGATTCGACAACATATATTGCCTCATCCTGTATACAGAAGCATTTCGACACATCTCTCTCAAATCGGACCCTGAAAAACCATTCGTTATTTTAGCAAGACGATTGAAATCTACACTTTCGTGGACACTTTCATTTTCCATAATTAACTTTAAAATCTTTAGCCGTTGCTCTACATTAGGCAGGTTGATATGGAATTGTGCCGGCATTCTCCGTATtatagctttatctaaatcttgcGGTCTGTTAGTGGCTCCCATTACTAAAACTGTAGCATCAGTATTCGTATTTAGTCCATCCCATAACATCATGAACTGTGTCTTCATCATAGCTGTTGCTTCATGGTCATTGGAGCTTCGACTTCGAAGGAAAGAATCAATCTcgtcaataaaaattatacatggCTGAATCTTTAAAGCTAAAGAAAATACTGCTGATGCCAGTTTTTGTGACTCTCCATACCATTTATCTGTAAGAATGGCAACATCTAAATTTATGAAACGCATATCGGCTTCCTTGGCTGTGGCTTTCGCAATCAACGTTTTTCCACAACCCGGTGGCCCGTGCAAAAGAACTCCTTTGGGTGCTTGCCAGAGTTTAGATTGGCTGAACAAATGCTTGTGTCGTATGGGCAACACAACAGACTCGCGTAATTCTTGTATTACGCTATCTA encodes:
- the nmd gene encoding no mitochondrial derivative; protein product: MNNFNLNGSQISKGDLFQMLMRVSIASVITYYSVKWMMDQIDPTSKNKKKAKTRAEEQLKRLCDQGNFAVDSHKFNDYELVIASHIVVPNDISVSWDDIAGLDSVIQELRESVVLPIRHKHLFSQSKLWQAPKGVLLHGPPGCGKTLIAKATAKEADMRFINLDVAILTDKWYGESQKLASAVFSLALKIQPCIIFIDEIDSFLRSRSSNDHEATAMMKTQFMMLWDGLNTNTDATVLVMGATNRPQDLDKAIIRRMPAQFHINLPNVEQRLKILKLIMENESVHESVDFNRLAKITNGFSGSDLREMCRNASVYRMRQYMLSNRKNLETISNVDCVITITMDDLLRSFDKIQESKVHTGQLFMENRIDLD